A part of Quatrionicoccus australiensis genomic DNA contains:
- a CDS encoding RluA family pseudouridine synthase, which translates to MSAYYPPVDTGLTPLFVDDTLLIVDKPAGLLSVPGRGEDKADCLASRIQAQFADALIVHRLDMSTSGLLVLARGEEMHRLLSKLFRDRLVDKRYVAVVDGLLKAEQGEVELPLICDWPNRPRQKVDFDIGKPSLTRFRRLELDPVNNLTRVELEPFTGRSHQLRVHMAELGHPILGDDLYAGAAEGKADRLLLHAMDLAFSHPLTGEALRFHCPPPF; encoded by the coding sequence ATGAGCGCCTATTACCCACCGGTAGACACCGGTCTGACCCCGCTTTTCGTCGATGACACGCTGCTCATCGTCGACAAGCCGGCCGGCCTGCTCTCAGTGCCAGGCCGCGGCGAGGACAAGGCGGATTGCCTGGCCAGCCGCATCCAGGCGCAATTTGCCGATGCGCTGATCGTGCACCGCCTGGACATGTCGACTTCCGGCCTGCTCGTGCTGGCGCGCGGCGAAGAAATGCACCGGCTGCTCTCGAAGCTGTTCCGCGACCGCCTGGTGGACAAGCGCTATGTCGCCGTCGTCGACGGCCTGCTCAAGGCAGAGCAGGGCGAGGTCGAACTGCCGCTCATCTGCGACTGGCCGAACCGGCCGCGCCAGAAGGTCGATTTCGATATCGGCAAACCTTCGCTGACCCGCTTCCGCCGCCTCGAACTTGACCCGGTCAACAACCTAACGCGCGTCGAACTCGAACCCTTTACCGGCCGCTCGCACCAGTTGCGCGTACACATGGCCGAACTCGGCCATCCGATTCTCGGCGACGACCTTTACGCCGGCGCCGCCGAGGGCAAGGCGGATCGCCTGTTGCTGCACGCCATGGATTTGGCCTTTTCCCACCCGTTGACCGGTGAGGCACTACGTTTCCACTGCCCGCCGCCGTTCTGA
- a CDS encoding sodium:solute symporter family protein has product MLIWFVVLYLLVSIGIGLFAATRVHSAKDFAVAGRHLPLPVVTATVFATWFGAEAVFGVSATFVKDGLSGVVADPFGSSMCLIIAGVFFSRKLYKLNILTLGDYFRLRYNRTVEVLTTLCIVASYLGWVSAQIKALGLVFNVVTDGYLSQPAGMILGAAIVLTYTTFGGMLSVAILDFVQMGVIMGGMLFIAWLVSGLTGGVDTVIQHAAEAGKLDFFPPPDPWLWLSFLGAWITMMLGSIPQQDVFQRITSAKTQRIALWGSILGASIYFCFTFVPMFIAYSATLIDPTLFNGLLQTDSQLVLPTLVLQHTPVFAQAIFFGAVLSAIMSCSSATLLAPAVAFSENIVRDFFPHMGDHQFLRVMRGAIVVFAGIVLAFALYSNASIFKMVENAYKVTLAGAFVPLFFGAFWKRATTQGALAAIFGGLASWLLVEALVGSSPSSGDYAYALANVGQLVPPQLIGLGVSILGMIAGSLLPQWIGRPTPKADIHAELHHRAAAETHHTNDHPHPHKTP; this is encoded by the coding sequence ATGCTGATCTGGTTCGTCGTTCTCTACCTGCTCGTTTCCATCGGCATCGGCCTCTTTGCGGCAACCCGCGTCCATAGTGCCAAGGACTTCGCCGTCGCCGGCCGCCATCTGCCGCTGCCGGTCGTCACCGCGACCGTATTCGCCACCTGGTTCGGCGCCGAAGCGGTGTTCGGCGTCTCCGCCACCTTCGTCAAGGATGGCCTCTCCGGCGTCGTCGCCGACCCCTTCGGCTCCTCGATGTGCCTGATCATTGCCGGCGTCTTCTTCTCGCGCAAACTCTACAAGCTCAACATCCTGACCCTCGGCGACTATTTCCGCCTGCGCTACAACCGCACGGTCGAGGTGCTGACCACGCTCTGCATCGTCGCCTCCTACCTCGGCTGGGTCTCGGCCCAGATCAAGGCGCTCGGCCTCGTCTTCAATGTCGTGACCGACGGCTATCTCAGCCAGCCGGCCGGCATGATCCTCGGCGCCGCCATCGTGCTGACCTACACCACCTTCGGCGGCATGCTCTCGGTCGCCATCCTCGATTTCGTGCAGATGGGCGTCATCATGGGCGGCATGCTGTTCATCGCCTGGCTGGTGTCCGGCCTGACCGGCGGCGTCGACACGGTGATCCAGCATGCGGCCGAGGCCGGCAAACTCGATTTCTTCCCGCCGCCCGATCCCTGGCTGTGGCTGTCCTTTCTTGGCGCCTGGATCACCATGATGCTCGGCTCGATTCCGCAGCAGGACGTCTTCCAGCGCATCACCTCGGCGAAAACCCAGAGGATCGCGCTGTGGGGTTCCATCCTCGGCGCCTCGATCTATTTCTGCTTCACCTTCGTGCCAATGTTCATCGCCTACTCGGCGACGCTGATCGACCCGACGCTGTTCAACGGCCTGCTGCAGACCGACTCGCAACTCGTGTTGCCGACGCTGGTCCTGCAGCACACGCCGGTCTTCGCCCAGGCCATCTTTTTCGGTGCCGTACTCTCGGCGATCATGAGCTGTTCGTCGGCCACCCTGCTCGCGCCCGCCGTCGCCTTCTCGGAAAACATCGTCCGCGATTTCTTCCCGCACATGGGCGACCACCAGTTCCTGCGCGTCATGCGCGGCGCGATCGTTGTTTTCGCCGGCATCGTGCTCGCCTTTGCGCTGTACTCGAACGCCAGCATCTTCAAGATGGTCGAGAACGCCTACAAGGTGACGCTGGCCGGGGCTTTCGTGCCGCTTTTCTTCGGTGCCTTCTGGAAGAGGGCGACGACGCAGGGCGCACTCGCCGCGATTTTCGGCGGTCTGGCCTCGTGGCTGCTGGTCGAGGCGCTGGTCGGCAGCAGCCCGTCGAGCGGTGACTACGCCTACGCGCTGGCCAACGTCGGCCAACTCGTGCCGCCGCAGCTGATCGGCCTCGGCGTCAGCATCCTGGGCATGATTGCCGGCTCATTATTGCCGCAATGGATCGGTCGACCGACGCCGAAGGCCGATATTCATGCCGAACTGCATCACCGCGCCGCCGCCGAAACGCATCACACCAACGATCATCCGCACCCGCACAAAACACCCTGA
- a CDS encoding VanZ family protein has translation MTQHGRGPILLARYLALAWCGLVIYGSLHPFAGWRDTGISPFAFLEGGWPRYWTVFDLAVNVAVYIPLGFLLTLALDRIPGRYSAPVLAVLLAAGVSFSLESLQTWLPSRVPSNLDLACNSLGGLLGAIWAQYVGPRIFARITALEHRLIAPVPHAELGLTLLGLWLLVPLSPETLLFGAGDLRQTLGLAGAVPFAADSFALIEASITALNAIAVGLILRLLTARLLWAYIVVPLFLILGLVVRTLASTILINPGEALAWLTPGAQMGLLVALLFLAVSLALPATLRLMLAALALMSATVLVNLAPPNPYSMAALATWRQGHFLNFNGLTRLVATLWPFLTLPFLLLTTRRP, from the coding sequence ATGACTCAGCACGGCCGTGGCCCCATCCTGCTCGCCCGCTACCTGGCCCTGGCCTGGTGCGGGCTGGTCATCTATGGCAGCCTGCATCCGTTCGCCGGCTGGCGCGACACCGGCATCTCGCCCTTCGCCTTTCTCGAAGGCGGCTGGCCGCGTTACTGGACCGTCTTCGACCTCGCCGTCAATGTCGCCGTCTATATCCCGCTCGGCTTCCTGCTGACCCTGGCGCTTGACCGCATTCCCGGCCGTTACAGCGCGCCGGTGCTCGCCGTGCTGCTCGCCGCCGGCGTCAGTTTCAGCCTGGAAAGCCTGCAGACCTGGCTGCCCTCGCGTGTTCCGTCCAACCTCGATCTCGCCTGCAACAGCCTGGGCGGACTGCTCGGCGCAATCTGGGCGCAGTACGTCGGGCCACGCATCTTCGCCCGCATCACCGCGCTCGAACACCGCCTGATCGCGCCGGTCCCGCATGCCGAACTCGGCCTGACCCTGCTCGGTCTCTGGCTGCTCGTGCCGCTCTCGCCGGAAACCCTGCTCTTCGGCGCCGGCGACCTGCGCCAGACGCTCGGTCTGGCCGGGGCCGTTCCCTTCGCTGCCGACAGCTTTGCGCTGATCGAAGCCAGCATCACCGCCCTCAACGCGATTGCTGTCGGCCTCATCCTCCGCCTGCTCACCGCCCGCCTGCTCTGGGCCTACATCGTCGTACCGCTGTTCCTGATCCTCGGCCTGGTCGTCCGCACGCTGGCCTCGACAATCCTGATCAATCCGGGTGAAGCGCTGGCCTGGCTGACCCCCGGCGCCCAGATGGGTCTGCTCGTCGCCCTGCTCTTTCTTGCCGTCAGCCTGGCCCTGCCGGCCACCCTGCGCTTAATGCTCGCCGCATTGGCCCTGATGTCTGCTACCGTACTGGTCAACCTCGCCCCGCCCAACCCGTATTCAATGGCTGCACTGGCCACCTGGCGGCAGGGACACTTCCTGAATTTCAATGGTCTGACCCGACTGGTGGCTACCCTATGGCCCTTCCTGACCCTGCCGTTTCTGCTCCTGACGACACGTCGACCGTAA